A single genomic interval of Natrinema sp. HArc-T2 harbors:
- a CDS encoding helix-turn-helix domain-containing protein — MSTKEADWNTPLDTGGEAFELLRNARKAWIYTYIRHNTDTTIDDIVDSLEIPQRTAYDYINDLESAGFIEQSNKGRPARYAAREIDLQLVQDDVQRQITPALIEAIARRERDGDIDTYIERHGLDGLAVALEYAREYAEGSVTHRIMAREQEISSLEAGIILDALRPIVEE, encoded by the coding sequence ATGTCTACAAAAGAAGCAGATTGGAACACGCCTCTCGATACTGGAGGAGAGGCGTTTGAACTCCTCAGGAACGCCCGGAAAGCGTGGATATATACCTACATTCGTCATAATACGGACACCACGATTGACGATATCGTTGACTCCCTTGAGATTCCACAGCGGACTGCTTACGACTATATCAACGATCTCGAATCTGCAGGGTTCATTGAGCAGTCGAACAAGGGACGACCGGCACGATATGCCGCTCGTGAGATCGATCTCCAACTGGTACAGGATGATGTCCAGCGGCAGATCACGCCAGCATTGATCGAGGCGATTGCACGTCGAGAGAGGGATGGCGATATCGATACGTACATCGAACGTCACGGCTTGGATGGGCTTGCGGTCGCTCTCGAGTATGCTCGGGAATATGCTGAGGGGTCAGTAACCCATCGAATTATGGCCCGGGAGCAGGAAATCTCATCGTTAGAAGCAGGTATTATTCTGGACGCACTTCGCCCCATTGTTGAGGAATAA
- a CDS encoding orc1/cdc6 family replication initiation protein: MSDFSFEPTGRIFKEREALLEEWTPEKLVGRDQELQQYHAALQPVIEGETPSNIFLYGKSGVGKTAATRFLLYQLEKSAAGIDHLELHTVEVNCDGLNSSYQTAVALVNELRDPANQISNTGYPQASVYQFLFDEIDKLGGTVLIVLDEVDHIEDDSLLYKLPRARSNGDITNARLGVIGISNDLSFRNQLSSKVRSSLCEKEVSFSAYNATDLAKVLKQRESVAFHDGVLEEGVIEMCAAYGAKDSGDARQALDLLLESGDIARERNADHVAEEYVAQARERLQTDQVIEGIINYSYHGQLVLWALTLLQEQGKTPSRTREIREPYEMLCEREGNDPVSDRAVREYLAELETLGIIKSAEINRGKSGGKFKKHELNQSTSSVKAGLEELIGTTP, from the coding sequence ATGAGCGATTTCAGTTTCGAGCCAACTGGTCGTATTTTCAAAGAACGGGAGGCTCTCCTTGAGGAGTGGACACCAGAGAAACTAGTCGGGCGTGATCAAGAGCTCCAACAATACCATGCGGCGCTCCAGCCTGTGATCGAGGGGGAAACACCGTCAAACATCTTTCTATACGGAAAAAGCGGTGTTGGAAAAACCGCCGCAACTCGTTTTCTGCTATATCAACTCGAGAAGAGTGCCGCCGGCATCGACCATCTTGAACTCCATACTGTAGAAGTTAATTGTGATGGGCTAAATTCCAGCTATCAGACTGCCGTTGCGCTTGTGAACGAACTCCGCGATCCCGCAAATCAAATCTCGAATACTGGATATCCACAAGCGTCTGTCTATCAGTTCCTGTTTGATGAAATTGATAAGTTGGGCGGCACGGTTCTGATCGTTCTCGACGAGGTTGATCATATCGAAGACGACAGCCTCCTCTATAAACTCCCTCGAGCACGGTCAAACGGCGATATTACGAATGCTCGGCTTGGTGTGATTGGGATTTCGAATGATCTGAGCTTCCGGAATCAACTGAGTTCCAAAGTCCGATCAAGCTTGTGCGAGAAAGAGGTGTCATTTAGCGCATACAATGCGACTGATCTTGCCAAAGTCCTAAAACAGCGTGAGTCAGTTGCCTTTCACGACGGTGTCCTTGAAGAGGGCGTTATTGAGATGTGTGCCGCGTACGGAGCGAAAGATTCCGGTGACGCCCGGCAGGCACTGGACCTGCTGCTCGAAAGTGGCGACATCGCTCGCGAGAGGAACGCCGATCATGTAGCAGAGGAGTATGTCGCCCAAGCTCGTGAGCGACTACAGACTGATCAAGTAATAGAAGGAATTATCAACTACTCATACCACGGACAACTGGTTCTGTGGGCACTAACGTTGCTCCAAGAACAGGGTAAAACACCGTCTCGAACACGAGAGATTCGCGAACCTTACGAGATGCTCTGTGAACGGGAAGGTAACGATCCCGTCTCAGACCGAGCTGTTCGTGAGTATCTTGCCGAACTCGAGACATTGGGAATCATCAAATCGGCGGAGATCAATCGCGGTAAAAGTGGCGGAAAGTTCAAAAAACACGAATTGAATCAGTCGACCTCGAGCGTGAAAGCAGGTCTTGAAGAGTTGATAGGAACGACACCGTGA